In Bosea vestrisii, the following are encoded in one genomic region:
- a CDS encoding outer membrane protein — protein sequence MSASAIAQAADFPMAPPPAPPPPELRGTISSGIYLRGDIGVGVTNYGSYQQAEISQFGGSFVTKEDSSTSFFAGAGIGYRFNNWFRVDGTFEYRGGATIGATDVVFNPFIGGNQTNTYKGNLSSMVALFNAYVDLGTWNCLTPYIGAGIGYATNRISGMTDQGLQFTGAGTLGTAGNGDKSGVAWALMAGVGYEVNKNLTLEVGYRYLNLGDAHSGRIRNAFLNETYSPLKVKDIDSHDFRIGMRWNFGEPDCCGPVERPVTYAPAPVVRKY from the coding sequence GTGAGCGCGTCCGCCATCGCCCAGGCCGCAGACTTTCCGATGGCCCCGCCGCCCGCTCCCCCGCCGCCGGAACTGCGGGGCACGATCAGCTCGGGCATCTATCTGCGCGGCGATATCGGCGTCGGCGTCACGAATTACGGTAGTTACCAGCAGGCGGAGATCAGCCAGTTCGGCGGAAGCTTCGTCACCAAGGAAGACAGTTCCACCTCCTTCTTTGCCGGCGCGGGTATCGGCTATCGCTTCAATAACTGGTTCCGCGTCGACGGCACGTTTGAATATCGCGGCGGAGCCACGATCGGCGCCACGGACGTGGTGTTCAACCCTTTCATCGGCGGCAATCAGACCAACACGTACAAGGGCAACCTCTCTTCGATGGTCGCCCTGTTCAACGCCTATGTCGATCTCGGCACCTGGAACTGCCTGACGCCCTATATCGGCGCCGGTATCGGCTATGCGACCAACCGCATCAGCGGCATGACCGACCAGGGTCTGCAGTTCACCGGTGCCGGCACGCTGGGCACGGCCGGCAATGGCGACAAGTCGGGCGTGGCCTGGGCGCTGATGGCCGGCGTCGGCTACGAGGTGAACAAGAACCTCACGCTCGAAGTGGGCTATCGCTATCTCAATCTCGGCGATGCCCATTCGGGTCGTATCCGCAACGCCTTCCTGAACGAGACCTACTCGCCGCTGAAGGTCAAGGATATCGACAGCCACGATTTCCGCATCGGTATGCGCTGGAACTTTGGCGAGCCGGATTGCTGCGGCCCGGTCGAGAGGCCGGTCACCTACGCGCCAGCCCCGGTCGTCCGCAAGTACTGA